One region of Triticum aestivum cultivar Chinese Spring chromosome 6B, IWGSC CS RefSeq v2.1, whole genome shotgun sequence genomic DNA includes:
- the LOC123133214 gene encoding mitochondrial metalloendopeptidase OMA1-like: protein MNFLRNSRSAFSWLQIARRHCSNTTHTPAAPPSSGTKQAGLLFSGAALFFFGTCHREKVPYTNRVHWVFLPPSVHPKFGNMFFDKIKKKRGHAILGPSDPNTVRVRRIASDIIRSVNDVFPTNSPRGQDGTLVWPQTRHLDDLDWEVIVVNNARVKAYSFPNGKIVIHTGLLDCLKTDAEIAALIAHEAGHVVAKHYMEVSRIIPPICDLLAVQRNEMEADLIGLKLLAAAGFDKHVAHGVYEKFGEIGREWGFHPWCKKE from the exons ATGAACTTCCTGAGGAACTCGCGCTCCGCCTTCTCCTGGCTCCAGATCGCCCGCCGACATTGCAGCAACACCACGCATACCCCGGCAGCTCCTCCATCATCAGGCACTAAACAAGCAGGGCTCCTCTTCTCTGGCGCCGCGTTGTTCTTTTTCGGCACCTGCCACCGCGAGAAGGTGCCCTACACCAACCGCGTCCACTGGGTCTTCCTCCCTCCGTCGGTTCACCCCAAGTTTGGGAACATGTTCTTCGACAAGATCAAAAAGAAACGCGGGCACGCCATCCTTGGCCCGTCTGACCCCAACACCGTCCGTGTCCGCCGCATCGCCTCTGATATCATCCGTAGTGTCAACGACGTCTTCCCCACCAACAGCCCCCGCGGACAAGACGGTACGCTGGTGTGGCCGCAGACGAGACATCTTGATGACCTTGACTGGGAGGTGATCGTCGTCAATAATGCCAGAGTTAAGGCGTACAGCTTCCCCAATGGTAAGATTGTGATCCACACGGGATTGCTCGACTGCCTAAAGACGGACGCTGAAATCGCCGCCCTTATTGCGCATGAG GCTGGACACGTTGTTGCAAAGCATTACATGGAGGTTTCAAGGATCATTCCTCCGATATGTGACCTACTAGCCGTGCAAAG GAATGAGATGGAGGCAGATCTCATCGGACTGAAGCTACTGGCAGCCGCTGGTTTTGATAAACACGTAGCTCATGGCGTCTATGAGAAGTTCGGGGAGATCGGACGAGAATGGGGGTTTCATCCTTGGTGTAAGAAAGAATAA
- the LOC123133215 gene encoding mitochondrial metalloendopeptidase OMA1 yields the protein MNFMRNSRSVFSRLQTVRRYSNPAQPQPARPRVLDSVRGLFSGHAKPVAASQTVTQAQPQEAGLFFPWGLIFFFLTCDREKVPCTNRAHWVFLSPSCHTLMGNIMFEKIEEKRGPAILGPFDPNTVRVRQIASGIIRAAHNLFPCGDDDHDDGQEKAERHDFKWEVVIVNDDKAKAYSLPNGKIVVYTGLLNCLKTDAEIAALIAHEAAHVVANHDMEFSRILPFYDTLASQRNEMEADLIGMKLLAAAGFDTHIAHGGYETLGEIGGNWWSRFHPWCKKE from the exons ATGAACTTCATGAGGAACTCTCGCTCCGTCTTCTCCCGGCTACAGACCGTCCGGCGCTACTCAAACCCGGCGCAGCCTCAGCCGGCGCGTCCCAGGGTCCTAGACTCGGTCCGAGGGCTCTTCTCCGGCCACGCTAAGCCTGTTGCCGCCTCTCAAACCGTCACGCAGGCACAGCCCCAAGAAGCAGGGCTCTTCTTCCCGTGGGGCTTGATCTTCTTTTTCCTCACCTGCGACCGCGAGAAGGTGCCGTGCACCAACCGCGCCCACTGGGTCTTCCTCTCGCCGTCGTGTCACACCTTGATGGGGAACATCATGTTCGAGAAGATCGAGGAGAAACGTGGGCCCGCCATCCTTGGCCCGTTTGACCCCAACACCGTCCGTGTGCGGCAAATCGCCTCCGGTATTATCCGCGCAGCCCACAACCTCTTCCCCTGCGGCGACGATGACCACGACGATGGGCAGGAGAAGGCGGAGCGCCATGACTTCAAGTGGGAGGTGGTTATCGTCAATGATGACAAAGCTAAGGCGTACAGCTTGCCCAATGGCAAGATTGTAGTCTACACGGGATTGCTCAACTGCCTAAAGACCGATGCTGAAATTGCCGCCCTTATTGCACATGAG GCCGCACACGTTGTCGCAAACCATGACATGGAGTTTTCGAGGATCCTTCCGTTCTATGACACACTAGCCTCGCAAAG GAATGAGATGGAGGCGGATCTCATCGGAATGAAGCTACTTGCAGCCGCTGGGTTTGATACACACATAGCCCATGGGGGCTATGAGACGTTAGGGGAGATCGGAGGAAACTGGTGGTCTCGATTTCATCCTTGGTGTAAGAAAGAATAA